One genomic window of Pseudomonadota bacterium includes the following:
- a CDS encoding 2Fe-2S iron-sulfur cluster binding domain-containing protein, with translation MGTGTEFLITLAEDGASFPCKDGQNVLAAMERLGRRGIPVGCRGGGCGICRVQVVDGTRYRTQKMSRAQVSEEDLAAGICLACKLIPEGDLTVRALGLLRRYGG, from the coding sequence GTGGGCACGGGCACGGAGTTCCTCATCACGCTGGCGGAAGACGGCGCATCCTTCCCGTGCAAGGACGGTCAGAACGTGCTGGCGGCCATGGAAAGGCTAGGCCGCCGCGGCATTCCGGTGGGCTGCCGTGGCGGCGGCTGCGGTATATGCCGCGTGCAGGTGGTGGACGGCACGCGCTATCGCACCCAGAAAATGAGCCGTGCCCAGGTCAGTGAAGAAGATCTCGCGGCCGGCATCTGCCTCGCCTGCAAACTGATTCCCGAGGGCGATCTCACCGTGCGCGCCCTCGGCCTCCTGCGCCGCTACGGCGGCTAG